Part of the Kamptonema formosum PCC 6407 genome, GCTTTGTATTCCGATAATACCTGTTGATTACTCACGGATTTTGTGTCTAAGATATTCGTGGCTAATATAAATCTCCCAGCTTTGACTTTTTCCGCTTCTATTACTGATTTTTGGGTTTCTATTTTACCTGTAACTTGATAAACTATTGTCTTGGTCTGGCTCTCTATTTTCGGCTTGATTTTCGTTTTTTTACGGGCTTTTCTCGGTATTCAATTTCGGCAAGCTGGTGATATTTCCAAGACTCTGATAACCGTTTTATTGCCATATCTGCATCGGCAATACAAGCAAACTCTTGTTTGAATATCTTACGCAATGAGGCTTTGGCTAATTCTAACTGTTTCGCTACGTGCTCGGATATTTTTTAATGGCTGCTTGTTTTCTGATTTCACTCTCTATCACTAGCCATCTTTGCTTGATGTTAGCATAATCACTTGATATCGCTGCTATTTTATACCCCTTTATTTGATTTGGCTCCCAGGCATTATCTTCTATATCCCAGATTTTATTTTGAGCTTCTTTGATACTTAATGGTACTCTGGTTATCCATTTCATTCCTGCCATCGCTGACAAATTAGGAGCTGTGTATAAGGCACTGTCTGCTACACATATACCGTCAAATGTCCACTGATTTTTAAATTCTTTCAGTCTTTCTACAAATACACTTTTATCGTCGGCGTTTCCGTCATCTATTTTGAGATACAACCCACATTCCGCAGATATTTGATCGGATTTAATTTCAAAAGAATTCAGAATTTTCCAACCTTCAAATGATTGCATAGCAATCATTTGAAGGTTTTTAAGGTATAATAATTGGTGCAAGTAGAGCAACCCTTAAAACCATGAAAAAGCCCTCGGAAGCTATAAATATCGTAAATTTAGACCACTTGGGAATAGTAGCAGGGATAATAGATGAAATGGAATTGGTAGAAGAAGTCAACAAAAAAGTGGGAATAAAAATTAAAGAAACCCTAAGCCCAGGACAAGTAATGAAAGCAATGATTTTGAACGGACTGGGATTTTTGAGCGCCCCAATCTACCTATTCGATGCTTTTTTCGTTGGAAAAGCAACAGAACATCTAATTGGAGAAGGAGTGACCCCCGAACAATTAAATGATGACAGAATCGGGAGAGCATTAGATAAATATTATCGAGCTGGAACGACAAAGTTATTTACAGCAATTGCCCTGAAAGCAGCGTTGAAATTTCAAGTATCAATGAAAAGCGTTCACCTAGATAGCAGTTCAATATCAGTAGAAGGAGCATACAAAAACTGTCAGGAAAAAAGCCAGATGATAAAAGTGTCTTTGTAGAGAGATTGAAAGAATTTAAAAACCAGTGGACATTTGACGGAATCTGTGTAGCAGACAGTGCTTTATACACAGCAGAAAATTTGTCAGCAATGGCAGGAATGAAATGGATAACGAGAGTACCATTAAGCATCAAAGAAGCTCAAAATAAAATCTGCAAGATTGAAGATAGTGCCTGGGAAAACCCTGAAATAAAAGGATATAAAATAGCAGTCCAAACGAGTGATTATGCTGGCATCAAGCAAAGATGGCTAGTAATAGAAAGTAAAATCAGAAAGCAAGCAGATCTTAAAAAAATACTCAAGCAAGTAGAGAAACAATTAGAATCAGCCAAAGCCAAACTGCGTAAGCTATCTAGGCAGGAATTTGCTTGTATTGCCGATGCGGAAACTGCAATAAAAAAGTTATCAGACTCATGGAAATATCACCAAATAACAGAAATTAAATCCCAAGAAAAAACAGTTAAAGCAACAAAAAGCAATCTCAAAAAACTCGGTCAGATACAAACAAAAGCTTATCAAGTTACGGGTGAAATAGCACCCCGAAATTCAGCGATTGAAGCGGAAAAAGTCAAATCTGGGAGATTTATATTAGCCACAAATATCTTAGATACTGAAGCAGTAAGCAATCCACAGGTATTATTGGAATATAAAGCGCAGCAAAGTAATGAGAGAGGATTTAGATTTATCAAAGATCCGTTATTTTTTACTTCCAGTGTATTCGTGAAAAAGCCGGAGCGAGTTGAAGCAATCGGAATGATAATGGGACTGTGTTTGTTAGTATATAACCTGGCGCAAAGGAAATTGAGACAACAATTATCAGCTACTAACGATCGAGTGAAAAATCAGGTAAAGAAATTAACCAATAAGCCGACAATGCGCTGGATATTTCAGATGTTTCAAGCGGTGCATTTAGTAACGATAAATGGAGCGAAGCAGGTTAGCAATTTAACCCAAGAGCGTCAAGATATCTTGCGGCATTTAGGAGAGTATTGCTGTCAATACTATTTAATATTTTCAAGTGAATGACGAGCGATAGCGAAGTGTAAATATTTGTGAATAATTTTCATTAATTAGTCAAGGTAATTTGCTCTTGGCATAATTTCCCTTGCTTCAAAATATGAGCGATCGCGATAAAATAGCAATGTGAACATATCAGAAAAAGTCAATTATTTCAACTTCCTTGGTTTAGGTAAATTTGACAAGCTTCTGTAACGCTAAAGCCGCATAAGTTCAACCCAAAAGCATTGGGCTTCCAAGTTTTCACAACTGATTAAAAAATCCGATCAAATATCTGCGGAATGTGGGATTTAAAGCCAGTGAAATAACAGCTCGATCGACTGTAGCGACTTGGCAGAAGGTGGCTAACTGCCTTAAAAAAGCAAGTGTAGAATCGCGACCTTTACCTCTACGAATAATGTAGTAAAGATCGCTAAAAGTCGATCCTGAAATATAACCTTCAACTTGCCCTTGCTCAACGAACGATAAGACGCGATCGCTATCAGGAAAGAAAGGCTTTCGCTCAAGAGCAACATCGACTATAACATTGGTGTCTAACAAAATTTTCACAGGTTATGTTTCTCCTTCAAATATTCCCATTTTGCTTGTTTGTCTGGATCGTCGAAATCTTGTGTTTCAGGTGTGGTGTCTTCATCAAATAAACCCTGAAATGCCTTGACTTGGCTTTCAAACTTCCTCTTAGGTGTCTCTGGTTGTAATTCTTCGGTTACTGAAACTGTAGAACTGGCAACTTTATCAACTGTTTGCAAGAGGATAATTTCAACATCGCCTGGGGGCATATTAACAGGTTCGGCAACTATTAAATTACCTGCGGAATCGATAGTTCCTTTGAGTTTGTATGCTTGCATGATATTTGCCTATAACTCTATTTCTATTTTATATGGCACTTACGTATCCGTAACGCTGCCCTCTGGGGGGTATTTTTACCGCCTAGAGGGGCGAGTTACGTAAAAGTCTAAAGGTATAGAAGTGTTTATTTATACTTAACCTACTTAGTTTCTGCGATCGCTCTCTTGTCTTCTGCGACAATTCAGGGTGCGAAGGGGATTTTGAGCCTGAAATCCATCATTTTACCTACCTCCGTAACGCCAAACTTCACGCGGAGAGGGGATTTTTAAAGATTGAGTGAAATTTGCCCAAGACTATTTACACCCGTACTTTGGCGAGTAATGATTGAGGAAGTAGGGGGTGTCAGCCAGAGGGGGTTATACCCTTCGCTATAAGTAAAAGTTTGATGGCGCGACTCCCTGTGAGGAGGATTTATGAATAAAACAACTAATTTACTGACGAAATTTACTACCTCTGCACTGATATTAAGTCTTTTAGTTGCTGTGGCTGCTCCCAAAGCGTCTGCTGGCGATAAATTACCGCAGCAAAAGAGTGAAATCAAACTCGCCTCGCGCGATCGCGCCGCCTCTGAAACTTCAAAGCAATTTTTGCTCCCTCCTGTGGCGATAGTAGTTCGCGAAGTATTAGAAGAGGGAGAGTTACAATTTACTGAACTTTTAACTCTGAATGGTTTAGCCTTGGCCGCTAGCGGATTAGTGGGAATTCGCCGTTTTCGGCAAGGGAAAAAAGTAAATGGTCTTTAAGCTTTAGTGTTTAAAAAAGCTTAAATTGAGCTTATCTTCTACTTCTTCTACTCCTGCGAGGTCTGCTACTGGTGCTATCAGAATTAGAGGGAAATGTTTGCTGTTTTCTCGTCTCATTTTTAATGTTAGTATCGGGGTTAGAGGAGTTAAAGGTAGAATTTCTGCGGATGATAACTGGAATATTTACACGCACACCGCAGCGCCGACCTAATGAGTCTATATTAGTTGAATAATTACATTTTACTAGCTCTGGGCTTGGTGAGGCTGGCTCTTCAAACTTGTCGATCAGGGTTTGGGCTAGTTCGTAATTCTTTGTATCTCCCTGCTTAGAAAAAAGCTCTGCTGCTTGGCGGAAGTCTTGCAAACCTTGCGGTTTAGAGCCTATTTGATAGCGAATAGCGCCTCGTTCTAGGTAGGCTAGGGCATAGTTAGGGTTAAGGCGAATGGTTTGTTCATAATCTGCGTTCGCCTTTTGTTTAATTCCCATTTCATAGTAGGCTTGACCCCTGCTAAAGTAGGCATCTGCAAAGTTAGCATTAAATTTTAGTGCCTGGTTATAGTATTGAATTGCCTGATAGTTATCACCTAGTTTTGAATGAGAAATTCCTAAGCCGAGATAAGCTTGGGGTAAGTTCTGGTTGAGGCTAACTGCTTGGTTAAAATCTGCGATCGCGCCTCGATAATCGGCTTTTTCCAGCTTCAGAGAACCTTGATTGCTGAAAATAACAGCTTTTTGGGCTGTAGCGAATCTTTGACTAATAACAGTCTGATTCGCAAGGTAATTAGAGAGCTTTTGTTGAGCTGGAATATAAACAGATGCGTCTGTTGGAATCGCCTGTAAAAGCGCGATCGCTTGCTGCAATTTACTTTGCGAACCCTGCCAAACTTCCGCCGCATGAGGTGGATTTTTTACGGCAATAGCAGCTTCTAATGCTAATTTTTGAGCAGTTTCTAGACTTTGAACAGCTTTGATATTTTGCTCAACTGACACCAAACTGGGACGGAGGTTTGCTAAATCTGATTGAGCTTGATGATAGGCAAAACCAGGTAAGTTAGGGATTTTATCTAAATTTGCTACTGATTTTATGAGGCTTTCGCGTACAGTTGTTAGTAAATTTATATCTGTTGAAGTTCTAAATTTTTCTTGGTCAGCTATCAGTATCTTGGCTTGATTCAGACTTACTTCTTGTGATTTGATTAACGCAATCGCGCCTGCACTTACGCCCATAATTAAAACACTTAATCCTGCTAATAAACTTAGGGGGATTTTGCGATTTCTAGTAGGAACTTGATTATTAGTTTTGGGTGTTTTGCGTCTTTTTTTCTTACGCGGTTTTTTCGGTTCTGATTCTACACTTGAGTCGTTAATAACAGACTGAGAATTATCTAATGATGGGCTAGTTAACGATGCGCTAGCAGTAGATTGTATATTCTCGATATGATATTTATCAACAAAGCTTTGTAATCCAGCATTATATCCTTGTCCTACAGCCTGAAACTTCCATTCTCCTTTGTTTCTATACAAACGGCCAAACTCTACAGCCGTCTCTTGGGAAAAACTTTCTGCTAGATCGTAGCGGGTAATTTCGCTACCATTATCCAAGTTACAAATTCTGATAAAAGCATTTTTAACTAGGCTAAAGTTGGCATCTTTTTCTGGATTTTCTTCAATAGTACCAACAAATATTATTTCCTGAATATCAGAATTAATTTTTTCCAGCATCACACCATAAATCGCCTTATTTCCTGTCTTTTCTTGTTGTTCTTTCTTAGGTGATGATTGCAGGATAGCGCCATCAAAGGATTGTAGATTATTGTAGAATACAAAATATTGTTCGTGAGGAATTTTGCCATCTGCTCCTAACATAAACGCAGAGGCATCTATCTCATAACTTTGATCGGAGTGAGTTGACTCCCAACCGAGGGCGATCGCAACTTTCTTTAAATCGGGAGCTTGTTTAGAAAGGTTAAACCTTGCACCCTTAGTTAATTCGACTACCATCTGCGATCGCCCTATAAATATAAATATTTTATTGCAGAATATTATAATAGGTAGTAGATATCCCGCTTCTGAATTTTAACAAATCTTAAAAATCAGTCTAAGCGTGCATTCGCGTTGTGAAGACATAAATTCCTCAGTTAAGTTATACTATCATTAGGTTTAATTTTTATACTTTTTACAGTCAGGGTAAAAATTTACTATGACTTTAGCTCGATCGCTCCTCAAATTGTCAATTGTAAGTGCTGTTGTATTGGGTAGTGCAGTTATTTCAGCCGGAACTTTGCCAGCGATACCAGTGGTGGGGGGAATCCTAATAACAGAAAGCATTATTGATAGTATTCTCAATTCCTTTGCAGGTGTGGCTGGCGGTATTGCTGCAAATACGGCTGATAATTTATTGCCATCCACAGAACCTCAATTTGTTTCCTTGACTAATAATGATTTGACAAAAGCAGCAGGAAAGGCGATTGCCTCTGTGATTGCTGTTTTTGCTAAAAATCATAATGATAAAGATACAAAGTCTAAACTGGATAGATTAGCCAAAATTGCGAAAGATCGCTGGTCAGAAATTGCCAATGAGCAAATTGAACAAAGACACTACCCAGAAGAACTAAAAGAAATTAAATTACAAGAATTTCTCACTCCTACTGGTGAAAGTTTTACTGCTGAAACGGCTCTGGATATTGACGCTTGGGAGAAGATTGTTAATTTATTAGATAAGAAAGATACAGAGAAAAAGCATTTTTTGGGGAATCAAGCAACTGTTAATCCAGTAACTAATAGTCGAGTTGCTCACGAACTATGTCAAAATTTCCCGAAGGCTTTACGGGAAGTTTTAAAAGAGGATTTTAAGAAAGATGGTAAGGCTTTTGCAGTTTTGACTATTCAATTGTTACAAGAAACTCGGAAAAATTTAGAGAAAACCAGTGAAGATGTAACTAAAGTTATCGCCCGCTTACAACAGTTAGAAACTCAATTAACTGGTAGTGATGAACACCAGCAACAGTTATTTACAGAACTAGCTGCTAAAATTGACTCTGGTTTTGCTGAATTTTGTCAACGATTCGGAGTGGTAGAAACTAATATTACTCAAATTTTACAAGGCTTAGATGAAATTAAAGAGCATATCGAAGATATTAAAGAGAATGTGGAAAAGATTAAGGCTAGACTTGACAAAATTCTCCACTCTCAACCAACATCTTTAACGGCTGAACAATGGCGCGATGTTTGTTTTATTATGTTTGCAGATCGCGAACATAAAACCACCACAAATTTTTTGTATGGAATCGCTGGCTTTACTCCCAACTTTGATGATATTTATGTACGTCTAGCTTTAGTAGAAAAGCAAGTTAAACCTAAATCCGAAGCTAATATTACTCCTGAAACTGGATCGGCGGCTTATCGGGAAAAACCCACCCAGGAAATAGAAACTCAAATCAGTGAAGATGAGTTTTTTCATCAAGTATTGGGAAATGGGAAAAGTCCGAAAAGTCAAGGGCGTAGAATTGCGATTATTGGGGAACCGGGGGCGGGTAAAACTACGCGGTTACAAAAAATTGCTAAGTGGATTTTTAAGGGAAATTTAGGTTTGCCGATTTGGATCGATTTGCGGAAGTTGGACGGTAAATCAATTCAGCAATATTTAAAAGAAACTTGGTTGCATGATGCGACGGGAATTGAGAGTCATTGGCAAGGTTTAATTGAACAATTTAACCAGCAGCGAGTTTGGTTATTATTAGATGGTTTAGATGAAATGACTGTGCTGGCTAATGCTCACGAGTTGCTGAAATTACAGGGATGGGTGAGTAAGGCACGGGTAATTGTCAGTTGTCGGACGAATGTTTGGGATGGCGCAAGTTTCGGAAATAGCGATTACGATCTGTTTCGGAATCAGGATTTTGCGCCGGAAGAAGTGCAGAAATTTATTAGGAATTGGTTTGATCGGGCGAAACACCCGCAGGTTGGAGAATTTTTGTTAGCAAAGTTGGCGCAACCGGAACATCAACGCCTTGCGGATTTGATTAGAAATCCTTTGCGGTTAACTCTGTTTTGTTTGAATGGTTTGGAATATCGGGACAAGGGCGGTTTACCGGAGACGCAAGCAGCACTTTATGAGGCTTTTGTTGAGCAGTTTTACAAGGCAAATAATGAGAAAACTCAATCGGATTTGTGGACAGATAAAAATCAGCAAAAGGAGTTAAATCAGGTGTTGGCTGAGTTGTCACTGTGGGCGATGACGCGGGAGATGACTGCGAGTAGTTCGCGTTTTTTAATTCGCCCTAGTGAGTTGTCGCCACAATTAAAGCAAAAGTTGGGGGGTGAAGATGTAAATAATTGGTTGGCCTGTCGGTTGGGTTGGTTGAATTTGGTCGGTGTCGATCCCCAAAATCAGCAGCTTTATGGGTTTTATCATGCTACTTTTCAGGAGTATTTTGCGGCTTTGGGGGTGAAAAATGGTTGGTGTTTCTTTGAGGGAAATCGCATTTTTGATCGGGAATGGAAACAGATAATTTTGCTGTGGTTGGGGCGTAAGGATGTTAGGGATGAGGAAAAAGAGGAGTTGATTCAGACGTTGATTGACTTTGAGGATGGGTGTAATGATTTTTATACGTTTCGTGCCTATTTTCTAGCAGCGGCGGGGATTAGTGAGTTTAATTCTGGTAAGTCTGAGGAGATTGTTAATCAAATTGTGCGATTGGTTTCTGGTTATTTTAATGAAGAAAACCAGGAATGGATGATATATCTTGCTCCTATTAAAGAAACTGCCACACAGGTATTAAAAGAGACTGATAGGGGAAAGGCGATCGCATCTTTAGTTAATCTGCTGGCAGCTACTGAGGATGAATTTACCCGTGGCCTAGCAGCGGAGAGCTTAGGTAAAATCGGTCCCGGCAACCAAGAGGCGATCGCATCTTTAGTTAATCTGCTGGCAACTGCTGAGGATGAATCTACCCGTTGGCGAGCAGCCGAGAGCTTGGGTGAAATCGACCCCGGCAACCAAGAGGCGATCAGATATTTTGTCAATCTGCGGGCAACCACTGAGGATGAATCTACCCGTTGGCGAGCAGCCGAGAGCTTGGGTAAAATCGACCCCGGCAACCAAGAGGCGATCGGATATTTTGTCAATCTGGGGGATAAAGATACCTGGCAAGCAGTCTATAACTTAGGTAAAATTGGCACGGGCAACCAGGCGATCGCGGCTTTAGTCAATTTGCTGGCAACTTCTAAGGATGAATCTACCCGTTGGCGTGCAGCCAACAGCTTGCTTAAAACCATCGAAACTAACGAACAATATGCCTATGTTGTCTCGCAATTGCAACCCTATCTCAGCGATGAAACTTGCCAAAACAACTTCGAGCTATTTGACAATTGTTACCGAATCCTCTGGCAATGCGCCCAAAATCTCCCCTATCACCAATTCTATCAACTCTGGAACCAGCAACCCCACCCGGCAACCCTACCCCTCACCCAAAGATTAAAAAACCATCCTCCCCTCAACCAATATCAATGGCTGTTAATTGATGGCAGTAAATTCATCGACAGAGACAACCCCGCCCTAGATATTTATGACCAAATGCTGGCGGCAAACTATCCAGAAAGCAGCCAAAAACTCCCGGAAACCATGCAGCTATTCGGATTCTACTGGAATCAATTGCAACGGAATCAAACCGCCCCGATTTTAATCTTTTATGAAGACCCCGCGCCGCCCTTACGCCAAGGTTTTAACCCAGTTTTTCTCACAGCATTCAGTCGGTTAGCGGGTAAAATTTGCATCATTAGTGATGAAGTAAATCTCTGTGTGAAAACCTTTGCACCGAGTCATCCGAATTTAGAAAAAGAGATTTGCCGATGGATAGAGGAAGTGGACGCGAATAATTAATAATCAATATCATACACAACTCAGACTTCGTGAGGGCGCTTAGCTGCGTGTTCTTCC contains:
- a CDS encoding type II toxin-antitoxin system VapC family toxin; the protein is MKILLDTNVIVDVALERKPFFPDSDRVLSFVEQGQVEGYISGSTFSDLYYIIRRGKGRDSTLAFLRQLATFCQVATVDRAVISLALNPTFRRYLIGFFNQL
- a CDS encoding TerD family protein, which encodes MVVELTKGARFNLSKQAPDLKKVAIALGWESTHSDQSYEIDASAFMLGADGKIPHEQYFVFYNNLQSFDGAILQSSPKKEQQEKTGNKAIYGVMLEKINSDIQEIIFVGTIEENPEKDANFSLVKNAFIRICNLDNGSEITRYDLAESFSQETAVEFGRLYRNKGEWKFQAVGQGYNAGLQSFVDKYHIENIQSTASASLTSPSLDNSQSVINDSSVESEPKKPRKKKRRKTPKTNNQVPTRNRKIPLSLLAGLSVLIMGVSAGAIALIKSQEVSLNQAKILIADQEKFRTSTDINLLTTVRESLIKSVANLDKIPNLPGFAYHQAQSDLANLRPSLVSVEQNIKAVQSLETAQKLALEAAIAVKNPPHAAEVWQGSQSKLQQAIALLQAIPTDASVYIPAQQKLSNYLANQTVISQRFATAQKAVIFSNQGSLKLEKADYRGAIADFNQAVSLNQNLPQAYLGLGISHSKLGDNYQAIQYYNQALKFNANFADAYFSRGQAYYEMGIKQKANADYEQTIRLNPNYALAYLERGAIRYQIGSKPQGLQDFRQAAELFSKQGDTKNYELAQTLIDKFEEPASPSPELVKCNYSTNIDSLGRRCGVRVNIPVIIRRNSTFNSSNPDTNIKNETRKQQTFPSNSDSTSSRPRRSRRSRR
- a CDS encoding NACHT domain-containing protein, with protein sequence MTLARSLLKLSIVSAVVLGSAVISAGTLPAIPVVGGILITESIIDSILNSFAGVAGGIAANTADNLLPSTEPQFVSLTNNDLTKAAGKAIASVIAVFAKNHNDKDTKSKLDRLAKIAKDRWSEIANEQIEQRHYPEELKEIKLQEFLTPTGESFTAETALDIDAWEKIVNLLDKKDTEKKHFLGNQATVNPVTNSRVAHELCQNFPKALREVLKEDFKKDGKAFAVLTIQLLQETRKNLEKTSEDVTKVIARLQQLETQLTGSDEHQQQLFTELAAKIDSGFAEFCQRFGVVETNITQILQGLDEIKEHIEDIKENVEKIKARLDKILHSQPTSLTAEQWRDVCFIMFADREHKTTTNFLYGIAGFTPNFDDIYVRLALVEKQVKPKSEANITPETGSAAYREKPTQEIETQISEDEFFHQVLGNGKSPKSQGRRIAIIGEPGAGKTTRLQKIAKWIFKGNLGLPIWIDLRKLDGKSIQQYLKETWLHDATGIESHWQGLIEQFNQQRVWLLLDGLDEMTVLANAHELLKLQGWVSKARVIVSCRTNVWDGASFGNSDYDLFRNQDFAPEEVQKFIRNWFDRAKHPQVGEFLLAKLAQPEHQRLADLIRNPLRLTLFCLNGLEYRDKGGLPETQAALYEAFVEQFYKANNEKTQSDLWTDKNQQKELNQVLAELSLWAMTREMTASSSRFLIRPSELSPQLKQKLGGEDVNNWLACRLGWLNLVGVDPQNQQLYGFYHATFQEYFAALGVKNGWCFFEGNRIFDREWKQIILLWLGRKDVRDEEKEELIQTLIDFEDGCNDFYTFRAYFLAAAGISEFNSGKSEEIVNQIVRLVSGYFNEENQEWMIYLAPIKETATQVLKETDRGKAIASLVNLLAATEDEFTRGLAAESLGKIGPGNQEAIASLVNLLATAEDESTRWRAAESLGEIDPGNQEAIRYFVNLRATTEDESTRWRAAESLGKIDPGNQEAIGYFVNLGDKDTWQAVYNLGKIGTGNQAIAALVNLLATSKDESTRWRAANSLLKTIETNEQYAYVVSQLQPYLSDETCQNNFELFDNCYRILWQCAQNLPYHQFYQLWNQQPHPATLPLTQRLKNHPPLNQYQWLLIDGSKFIDRDNPALDIYDQMLAANYPESSQKLPETMQLFGFYWNQLQRNQTAPILIFYEDPAPPLRQGFNPVFLTAFSRLAGKICIISDEVNLCVKTFAPSHPNLEKEICRWIEEVDANN